In the genome of Bradyrhizobium sp. CIAT3101, one region contains:
- a CDS encoding FGGY-family carbohydrate kinase — translation MPRAYIGVDVGTTSTRAGVFDEAGALLATAKHPIRIWHEAGDIVEQSSQDIWEACVKSVRAAMAEAAIAPDSVGGIGFDATCSLVVLDRQGEPVTVSASGDKQRNVIVWMDHRAIAEARLINETADDVLRYVGGSISPEMEMPKLLWLKRHLRTSFDAAGHFFDLADYLTWRATGSLQRSTCTVTCKWNYLAHDGGGWSAPFIQRIGLSDFVSEKYARIGTEIVAPGTRLGTGLTRAAAADLGLSAGTPVGASLIDAHAGGIGAIGGRDGSGGTTDVTDRLAYIMGTSACIMATTKEPCFVPGVWGPYYSGMVPDFWLNEGGQSAAGAAIDHLLKSHPGHVEASAVARSEGVDLIEFLERRIIARAGDASRAALLARDVHVLPEFIGNRSPYADPDTRAVIAGLDLDTDVGSMERLFIAGLCGLAYGLAEVIEAFAAHGVHAGIMIMGGGASRSPLVRQIMADTTGLTVALPQTKEPVLLGAAMLGAVAGGAYASIGETMAKMSALGRKSEPTAPDMAMFHKRKREVYKLLREVDRGSRAAMADLAKG, via the coding sequence ATGCCGCGAGCCTATATCGGCGTCGACGTGGGGACCACGAGCACGCGAGCAGGGGTGTTTGACGAGGCGGGAGCGCTACTCGCGACCGCCAAACACCCGATCCGGATCTGGCACGAGGCCGGCGACATCGTCGAGCAGTCGTCCCAGGACATCTGGGAGGCTTGTGTCAAATCGGTGCGGGCGGCGATGGCGGAGGCGGCCATCGCGCCCGACAGCGTCGGCGGCATCGGGTTCGACGCCACCTGTTCGCTGGTCGTGCTCGACCGCCAGGGCGAGCCGGTCACGGTCAGCGCCTCCGGCGACAAGCAGCGCAACGTCATTGTCTGGATGGATCATCGCGCCATCGCCGAGGCGCGCCTGATCAACGAGACCGCCGACGACGTGCTGCGCTATGTCGGCGGCTCGATCTCGCCCGAGATGGAGATGCCAAAACTGTTGTGGTTGAAGCGGCATTTGCGTACGAGTTTCGACGCCGCCGGGCATTTCTTCGATCTGGCGGACTATCTGACCTGGCGGGCGACCGGATCGTTGCAACGCTCGACCTGCACCGTCACTTGCAAATGGAACTACCTGGCGCATGACGGCGGCGGCTGGAGCGCGCCGTTCATCCAGCGCATCGGCCTGTCTGATTTCGTCAGCGAGAAATACGCCCGCATCGGCACTGAGATTGTCGCGCCCGGCACGCGGCTCGGTACTGGTCTGACGCGTGCGGCCGCCGCCGATCTCGGCCTGTCAGCGGGCACGCCGGTCGGCGCCTCCTTGATCGACGCCCATGCCGGCGGCATCGGCGCGATCGGCGGCCGTGACGGATCGGGCGGAACGACGGATGTCACCGATCGCCTGGCCTACATCATGGGTACGTCGGCCTGCATCATGGCGACGACAAAAGAGCCGTGCTTCGTGCCCGGCGTCTGGGGTCCCTATTACTCCGGCATGGTGCCGGACTTCTGGCTCAATGAAGGCGGCCAGTCGGCCGCGGGCGCGGCGATCGATCATCTCCTCAAATCGCATCCCGGTCACGTTGAGGCGAGCGCGGTGGCGCGCAGCGAGGGTGTCGACCTGATCGAGTTCCTCGAGCGCCGCATCATCGCCCGCGCGGGCGATGCCAGCCGGGCCGCGCTGCTTGCCCGCGACGTTCATGTGCTTCCCGAATTCATCGGCAACCGTTCGCCTTATGCCGACCCTGATACGCGCGCCGTGATCGCGGGCCTCGATCTCGACACCGATGTCGGTTCGATGGAGCGGCTGTTCATCGCCGGCCTATGCGGGCTGGCCTATGGCCTCGCCGAAGTGATCGAGGCCTTTGCCGCGCACGGCGTCCATGCCGGCATCATGATCATGGGGGGCGGCGCCAGCCGAAGTCCGCTGGTGCGGCAGATCATGGCGGATACCACCGGCCTTACCGTCGCGCTGCCGCAGACCAAGGAGCCGGTACTGCTGGGTGCTGCGATGCTGGGGGCGGTCGCCGGTGGGGCCTATGCCTCGATCGGCGAGACCATGGCCAAAATGTCGGCGCTCGGACGCAAGAGCGAGCCGACCGCGCCGGACATGGCCATGTTTCACAAACGCAAGCGGGAGGTCTACAAGCTGCTGCGCGAGGTCGATCGCGGCAGCCGGGCCGCGATGGCTGACCTCGCCAAGGGTTGA
- a CDS encoding carbohydrate kinase, which produces MLISCGDALIDFVPTKTADGREAVMPAVGGSCLNVAIGIARLGAPTGFVGGISTDLFGRMIADHAAASNVELGLATRSDHQTTLAFVRIVAGESHYAFYDAETATRNWTFRRGSIPFSTIEALHVGSTTLVNDQGAAETKALIADARASSTISFDPNCRPNLVKDKPAYLARMAEFAASADLMKMSDVDFAYLFGEEPYQQRAAALLGQGTRLVVITRGNNGAVAWHAKAGQIEVEAPKVEVADTIGAGDSFQAALLFALHKQGRLVRQQLEDIGADELRRALSFAANCAGLTCTRPGADPPWSREISWSW; this is translated from the coding sequence ATGCTGATTTCCTGCGGCGATGCGCTGATCGATTTCGTGCCGACGAAAACCGCCGACGGCCGCGAAGCGGTGATGCCGGCGGTCGGCGGCTCCTGCCTCAACGTTGCGATCGGCATCGCGCGGCTCGGCGCACCGACCGGTTTTGTCGGCGGCATCTCGACCGATCTGTTCGGGCGCATGATCGCGGATCATGCCGCAGCCTCGAACGTCGAGCTTGGTCTCGCCACCCGCAGCGATCACCAGACCACGCTTGCCTTCGTCCGCATCGTCGCCGGCGAGTCGCATTACGCTTTCTATGACGCCGAGACCGCGACGCGGAATTGGACGTTTCGGCGCGGGAGCATTCCCTTCAGTACGATCGAAGCCCTCCATGTCGGTTCGACCACCCTGGTCAACGACCAGGGTGCGGCCGAGACCAAGGCGTTGATCGCGGACGCACGCGCTTCGTCGACGATCTCCTTCGATCCGAACTGCCGGCCCAATCTGGTCAAGGACAAGCCGGCTTATCTCGCTCGCATGGCCGAGTTCGCCGCCAGTGCCGATCTCATGAAGATGTCGGATGTCGACTTCGCCTATCTCTTCGGCGAGGAGCCCTATCAGCAACGCGCGGCCGCGCTGCTGGGGCAGGGTACAAGGCTCGTCGTCATCACCCGCGGCAACAACGGCGCCGTCGCCTGGCATGCGAAGGCAGGGCAGATCGAGGTCGAGGCACCGAAGGTCGAGGTCGCCGACACCATCGGCGCAGGCGACAGCTTTCAGGCCGCATTGTTGTTCGCCCTGCACAAGCAGGGGCGCCTCGTCCGGCAACAATTGGAGGACATCGGCGCAGACGAGCTGCGCCGCGCGCTGTCCTTTGCCGCCAACTGCGCCGGCCTGACCTGCACGCGCCCCGGCGCCGATCCGCCCTGGAGCCGCGAGATCAGCTGGAGCTGGTAG
- a CDS encoding ABC transporter ATP-binding protein: MADPATMPLIEVDNLGVRLNTSRGPAQAVRGVSFALKRGETLGLVGESGCGKSVTALSLMGLLPDSADITGSIKLDGRELARLPDAEYCGLRGNRISMIFQEPMTALNPMHTIGHQVAEPLRRHKKYSAAQARREAIALLDRVGLPDPAKRIDAYPHQFSGGQRQRVTIAMALACEPDLLIADEPTTALDVTIQGQILDLIADLVEERGMSMILISHDLGVIAENVQRMMVMYGGTVVESGPTDEVFRRMGHPYTQGLFRARPRLGARKGTRLTTISGTVPELADLPAGCAFGERCPLVEDKCRAALPPMVEVGPAHVVRCVRTDVSMAANVGALSA, encoded by the coding sequence ATGGCTGATCCCGCAACCATGCCGCTGATCGAGGTCGACAATCTCGGCGTCCGCCTCAACACCAGCCGCGGCCCGGCGCAGGCCGTGCGCGGCGTCAGTTTTGCGCTGAAGCGCGGCGAGACGCTCGGGCTCGTCGGCGAATCCGGCTGCGGCAAGTCGGTCACGGCGCTGTCGCTGATGGGATTGCTGCCGGACAGCGCTGATATCACCGGCAGCATCAAGCTGGATGGACGCGAGCTCGCGCGGCTGCCGGACGCGGAATATTGCGGCTTGCGCGGCAACCGCATCAGCATGATCTTCCAGGAGCCGATGACGGCGCTCAACCCGATGCACACGATCGGCCATCAGGTCGCCGAGCCGCTGCGGCGTCACAAGAAATATTCCGCCGCGCAGGCGCGCAGGGAGGCGATCGCGTTGCTCGACCGCGTCGGGCTGCCTGATCCCGCCAAGCGCATCGATGCCTATCCGCACCAGTTCTCGGGCGGCCAGCGCCAGCGCGTCACGATTGCGATGGCGCTGGCCTGCGAGCCGGATCTCCTGATCGCGGACGAGCCGACCACGGCGCTCGACGTCACCATCCAGGGCCAGATCCTCGATCTCATCGCCGACCTCGTCGAGGAGCGCGGCATGTCGATGATCCTGATCTCGCATGATCTTGGCGTCATCGCCGAGAACGTGCAGCGCATGATGGTGATGTATGGCGGCACGGTCGTCGAGAGCGGGCCGACCGACGAGGTGTTCCGCCGCATGGGCCATCCCTATACGCAGGGCCTGTTCCGCGCGCGTCCGCGGCTCGGTGCGCGCAAGGGGACGCGGCTGACGACGATCTCGGGCACGGTGCCGGAGCTCGCCGATCTGCCGGCTGGCTGTGCCTTCGGCGAGCGCTGTCCGCTGGTCGAGGACAAATGCCGCGCGGCGCTGCCGCCGATGGTCGAGGTCGGCCCCGCGCATGTCGTGCGCTGTGTCCGCACCGATGTCTCGATGGCCGCGAATGTCGGGGCGCTGTCAGCATGA
- a CDS encoding LysR substrate-binding domain-containing protein produces the protein MDLRRLRYFVAVAETRSVGKAAERLRMAQPPLSVQIRKLEAEVGAPLFHRGTRGMDLTDAGQALLARAGEALALAADGIEAARAVAAGRRGRISVGYMFVLANAVLPRLIPELRRSIPGVDLDFVDLSASTREARLLDRSVTVALCMPAIHHPEIQVARIGTQRFMLAMPNRSPLARLGAVPMARLQGRPLVALPPPERDPASSAVAALLRRHQVVMPIASRVETVNSAMSLVLAGEGFAILPACAKLGAPRGIVFRPLRDAADSIDIAVCWRRDSQSPLIPKFLKCAEKIVAKL, from the coding sequence ATGGATCTACGCCGCCTCCGCTATTTCGTCGCCGTGGCCGAGACGCGCAGCGTCGGCAAGGCTGCAGAGCGGCTGCGGATGGCGCAACCGCCGCTCTCGGTCCAGATCCGCAAGCTCGAGGCCGAGGTCGGCGCGCCGCTGTTCCACCGCGGGACGCGCGGCATGGATCTGACGGACGCAGGCCAGGCCCTGCTCGCGCGCGCCGGCGAGGCGCTGGCGCTTGCGGCCGACGGCATCGAGGCCGCACGTGCGGTCGCAGCCGGTCGCCGCGGGCGGATCTCGGTCGGCTACATGTTCGTGCTGGCGAACGCCGTGCTACCGCGGCTGATCCCCGAGCTGCGGCGATCCATTCCCGGGGTCGATCTTGATTTCGTCGACCTCAGTGCGTCGACGCGCGAGGCACGTTTGCTCGACCGCAGCGTCACGGTGGCGCTGTGCATGCCGGCGATCCACCACCCCGAAATCCAGGTGGCGCGGATCGGGACGCAGCGCTTCATGCTGGCAATGCCGAACCGCTCGCCGCTCGCGCGTCTTGGCGCCGTGCCTATGGCACGGTTGCAGGGCCGTCCCCTGGTGGCGTTGCCGCCGCCGGAGCGAGACCCCGCCTCTTCCGCGGTCGCAGCTCTGCTGCGGCGGCACCAGGTCGTGATGCCGATCGCAAGCCGGGTGGAGACGGTGAATTCGGCGATGAGCCTCGTTCTCGCCGGCGAAGGTTTTGCGATCCTGCCCGCCTGCGCCAAGCTCGGCGCGCCGCGGGGCATCGTGTTCCGGCCACTGCGCGACGCTGCCGATTCCATCGACATCGCGGTGTGCTGGCGGCGGGACTCGCAGAGCCCGCTGATCCCCAAATTTCTGAAGTGCGCGGAGAAAATCGTCGCAAAGCTGTGA
- a CDS encoding amidase has product MNGDPCLLSATELRDLIARKQISPVEIVGAVLARAETLQPELNCFITLCGDEAMAAAREAERKVMTGEPLGLLHGLPVTVKDIVNTRGVKTTFGAVPYKDNIPAEDAVAVAKLRSEGAILIGKTTTPEFGSKCLTDSPLFGRTRNAWSAERSSGGSSGGAAVAVASGIAPLAIATDGGGSTRIPAACNGVVGLKQSNGVIAHSQALDAFGNQTYVTPTTRTVADTALMMQAMAGEDACDPWSIGMPVPDFIGTAAPRGDLRGQKILFCASPPGRPVSADVATAFKASLDRLASLGAELEEFSGEGYDVEPIWRAINHTVWRSRFSKLVTEHGDVLSEAFVKQIALATNVSGVDYQEAMFARTALFRRVQSLLVRGHLLAMPTVTRTALPIDQDLFGTIEIDGTQFDSVRPHWFPWTMPFNMTGHPAISLPCGFGRDGLPIGLQVVGRFRADAELLRVSALFEASADLLGRRPG; this is encoded by the coding sequence ATGAACGGCGATCCCTGTCTGCTGTCCGCAACCGAGTTGCGTGATCTGATTGCGCGCAAGCAGATCTCCCCCGTCGAGATCGTCGGCGCCGTGCTCGCGCGCGCCGAGACGCTCCAGCCTGAATTGAACTGCTTCATCACGCTTTGTGGCGACGAGGCGATGGCAGCGGCCCGCGAAGCCGAACGGAAGGTGATGACGGGCGAACCGCTCGGCCTGCTGCACGGGCTTCCCGTCACCGTCAAGGACATCGTCAACACCCGCGGCGTGAAGACCACTTTTGGTGCCGTTCCCTACAAGGACAACATCCCCGCCGAGGATGCCGTCGCGGTCGCAAAGCTGCGCAGCGAGGGCGCGATCCTGATCGGCAAGACCACGACGCCGGAGTTCGGCAGCAAGTGCCTGACCGATTCACCGCTGTTCGGCCGCACCCGCAATGCGTGGAGTGCGGAGCGTTCGTCCGGCGGCTCCAGCGGTGGTGCTGCCGTTGCGGTGGCGAGCGGCATTGCGCCGCTGGCGATCGCCACCGATGGCGGTGGCTCGACGCGGATTCCCGCAGCCTGCAACGGTGTGGTGGGCTTGAAGCAGAGCAACGGCGTGATCGCGCATAGCCAGGCGCTCGATGCGTTCGGCAACCAGACCTATGTCACGCCGACCACGCGCACCGTGGCCGACACCGCATTGATGATGCAGGCGATGGCGGGCGAGGATGCCTGCGATCCCTGGTCGATCGGCATGCCCGTGCCTGACTTTATAGGCACTGCCGCGCCGCGCGGCGACCTGCGCGGCCAAAAGATCCTGTTCTGCGCGTCGCCGCCCGGACGACCGGTGTCGGCGGATGTTGCCACAGCGTTCAAGGCGAGCCTAGACCGGCTCGCGAGCCTGGGTGCCGAACTCGAGGAATTCTCCGGCGAAGGGTACGACGTCGAGCCGATCTGGCGGGCTATCAACCACACCGTCTGGCGTTCGCGGTTTTCGAAACTGGTAACAGAGCATGGCGACGTCCTCAGCGAGGCCTTCGTCAAGCAGATTGCGCTTGCGACCAATGTCAGCGGCGTTGACTATCAGGAGGCGATGTTCGCGCGAACGGCGTTGTTCCGTCGCGTGCAATCCCTGCTTGTGCGCGGGCACCTTCTGGCGATGCCAACCGTCACCCGCACGGCGCTGCCGATCGACCAGGATTTGTTCGGCACCATCGAGATCGATGGGACGCAGTTTGACAGCGTCCGGCCGCACTGGTTCCCCTGGACCATGCCGTTCAACATGACCGGCCACCCTGCGATCAGTCTGCCCTGCGGCTTTGGTCGCGACGGCCTGCCGATCGGGCTCCAGGTCGTCGGCCGCTTCCGGGCCGATGCGGAATTGCTGCGCGTCAGCGCGCTGTTCGAGGCCTCGGCCGACCTGCTCGGCCGCCGGCCGGGCTGA
- a CDS encoding ABC transporter permease, translating to MSVFVLRRVLTLLATLVGASVIIFLVLDALPGNAAQMLMGADASADAVRALTVKLGLDQPLAVRYLQWIKGLLVGDLGNSYVYGTPVGNLIAERLVLTIPLAIMSMLITVVLALSAGIYTAANHNKLGDVGVMSLTQIGIALPNFWFAILLVLLFAVRLQWLSAGGFAGWDDGIWPGVKSLLLPSISLAVVQAAILARVTRSAVLEVLREDFVRTARAKGLGKREVLWSHVLRNAMIPVMTVMGLQFANLLAGTIVIENVFYLPGLGRLIFQSIANRDLIVVRNCVMLLAAMVVIVNFVVDVLYAFIDPRIKVHDL from the coding sequence ATGAGCGTATTTGTCCTCCGACGTGTCCTGACTTTGCTGGCGACGCTGGTCGGCGCATCCGTGATCATTTTCCTGGTGCTTGACGCGCTGCCGGGCAATGCCGCGCAGATGCTGATGGGGGCCGACGCCTCGGCCGACGCGGTGCGCGCGCTCACCGTCAAGCTCGGGCTCGATCAGCCGCTGGCGGTTCGCTACCTGCAATGGATCAAGGGGCTGCTCGTCGGCGATCTCGGCAATTCCTATGTCTACGGCACGCCGGTCGGCAACCTGATCGCGGAGCGGCTGGTGCTGACCATTCCGCTCGCGATCATGTCGATGCTCATCACGGTGGTGCTGGCGCTCTCGGCCGGCATCTACACCGCGGCCAACCACAACAAGCTCGGCGACGTCGGCGTGATGTCGCTGACCCAGATCGGCATCGCGCTGCCGAACTTCTGGTTTGCGATTCTCCTGGTCCTCCTGTTCGCCGTGCGGCTGCAATGGCTCTCGGCAGGCGGCTTCGCCGGTTGGGATGACGGTATCTGGCCCGGCGTCAAATCGCTGCTGCTGCCGTCGATCTCGCTTGCCGTGGTGCAGGCCGCGATCCTCGCCCGGGTCACCCGCTCGGCCGTACTCGAAGTGCTGCGCGAAGATTTCGTTCGCACCGCGCGCGCCAAAGGGCTCGGCAAGCGCGAAGTGCTGTGGAGCCACGTGCTGCGCAATGCGATGATCCCCGTGATGACGGTGATGGGCCTGCAATTCGCCAACCTGCTCGCCGGCACCATCGTCATCGAGAACGTGTTCTATTTGCCGGGCCTCGGCCGCCTGATCTTCCAGTCGATCGCCAACCGAGACCTGATCGTGGTGCGCAATTGCGTGATGCTGCTGGCTGCCATGGTCGTCATCGTCAATTTCGTGGTCGACGTGCTCTATGCTTTCATCGATCCCCGCATCAAGGTGCACGACCTGTGA
- a CDS encoding ABC transporter permease has protein sequence MSAPLTSSVDAPVATRPLPAKTFWGRALRHRSFVLGGVLSLLVVASAALSLVWTPWSPYEIDIASKLRPPSAAHWLGTDSFGRDIVSLLLAGARSTILVGIIAVSIGLTFGVCLGLIASAKRGWTEEVIMRFSDFTFAFPAVLSAIMLAAVAGPGMLTSIIAIGIFQIPTLTRLTRGSANAIWAREFVLAARASGKGAFRITIEHVLPNILSILIVQATIQFALAILAEAALSYLGLGTQPPQPSWGRMLNDAQTMLFQSPMLAVYPGAAIAIAVLGLNLLGDGLRDLLDPRLARER, from the coding sequence GTGAGCGCGCCCCTGACAAGTTCGGTTGATGCGCCGGTCGCAACGCGTCCCCTGCCGGCCAAGACTTTCTGGGGCCGCGCGCTGCGCCATCGCAGTTTTGTGCTGGGCGGCGTGCTCAGCCTGCTGGTGGTCGCGTCGGCCGCGCTCTCGCTGGTGTGGACGCCGTGGTCGCCCTACGAGATCGACATCGCCTCGAAACTCCGGCCGCCCTCGGCCGCGCACTGGCTCGGCACCGACTCCTTCGGCCGGGATATCGTCTCGCTGTTGCTCGCCGGCGCCCGCTCGACCATCCTGGTCGGCATCATCGCGGTCAGCATCGGTCTCACCTTCGGCGTCTGCCTTGGTCTGATCGCGTCGGCCAAGCGCGGTTGGACCGAAGAGGTCATCATGCGCTTCTCCGACTTCACCTTCGCCTTTCCTGCCGTGCTCTCCGCGATCATGCTCGCCGCGGTCGCGGGGCCAGGCATGCTGACCTCGATCATTGCGATCGGCATCTTCCAGATCCCGACCTTGACCCGGCTGACGCGCGGCTCGGCCAATGCGATCTGGGCGCGTGAATTCGTGCTGGCGGCGCGTGCCTCGGGGAAGGGCGCTTTCCGCATCACCATCGAGCATGTGCTGCCGAACATCCTGTCGATCCTGATCGTGCAGGCGACCATCCAGTTCGCGCTCGCCATTCTCGCCGAGGCGGCGCTGTCCTATCTCGGCCTCGGCACGCAGCCGCCGCAGCCGTCCTGGGGCCGCATGCTGAACGATGCGCAGACCATGCTGTTCCAGTCGCCGATGCTCGCGGTCTACCCGGGTGCGGCGATCGCGATCGCGGTGCTCGGCCTCAACCTGCTCGGTGACGGCTTGCGCGATCTGCTCGATCCCAGACTGGCGCGGGAGCGGTAA